One Triticum dicoccoides isolate Atlit2015 ecotype Zavitan chromosome 4B, WEW_v2.0, whole genome shotgun sequence genomic window carries:
- the LOC119291512 gene encoding protein CHROMATIN REMODELING 35-like, which translates to MGNEVIGSTNRRTKSSPPAGKEGRQQRVAVTTVPPVCCGVNLRHPSSQRSWMAPRGEGNVPMLLATAHVTNSPRGPLPHHGRMVGGCAFLFEKGREMSDVLSSRSSPAVLRHWFQSPTGCSMKYSQGIDSIDPTNYKMQKHEIGRDSSPGTQSLSTIISHNRSVRLRFLKEFNELKYGSVTEDYKAINRKRHELISTLEKLQLIPIKLPYASVALKSSNVTLHDEAQSGNNISSDNIIELDLYNVGDDTHATMDNTGAQETVCLLDSDDNDMVQSFVDGNLSDSKKNTDFIQECMLAEQPCQYQDISFEAQLVVEPGKDSTDIDNEPKEIALLDGHSTSEPQLIKQGQNDINIYAESRDKERETREGEGEDVQSKQHMENNNISVVDSCEISCEVIQSDSTANGHYNHYDNNDNPVDDLDDLWNEMSLALACSKTIGSDHSIVPSEKNNSEVVDDCHHDFLMKDDLGIVCRVCGLIQQRIENIFEINWKKRKQSHRTYAPEPRNYNELEATTSPSGNILQVVPGALSIHSQHSEQMKPHQVEGFNFLVKNLADENNPGGCILAHAPGSGKTFMLISFVQSFLARYPAGRPLIILPKGILATWRTEFVHWQIKDMPIPLFDFYSSKANNRSEQLKVLNLWEEKRSILLLGYHQFACIVSDRNTYKIEAVMCRDKLLKVPSLVILDEGHTPRNEQTDLLTALGSIRTPRKVVLSGTLFQNHVREVFNILNLVRPKFLKMEKPRAIVKRILSKVDMLGKSARSKYTSDKYFYDVVEGNLTKDADDKMRVMIIHNLRELTANVLHYYKGELLDELPGLVDFTVFLNMSTEQEKILRSLVRLDNFSRKTACSAVYLHPCLKNIQNVEGKNRDIAVQKIDSIIKSGIDIKVGAKAKFIYNLLCLSEAAGEKVLVFSRYLNPLVFLEMLLIRMKGWKPEVHMFKLNGKSTQEQRDKAVERFNHSTDAKVLFGSIKACGEGISLVGASRVVILEVQENPSVTRQAIGRAFRPGQSRLVHCYRLVAADSPEEEDHKTASGKEWKSKMWFEWNELCSNDDFELAAVDISESRDRFLEHEALRQDVKSLYRR; encoded by the exons ATGGGAAATGAGGTGATTGGGTCGACGAATAGAAGGACGAAGTCTAGCCCGCCGGCCGGCAAAGAGGGCAGGCAGCAACGGGTTGCCGTCACGACGGTGCCACCGGTATGTTGCGGAGTGAATCTGCGCCACCCCTCCTCTCAGCGAAGCTGGATGGCGCCGCGTGGAGAAGGCAACGTCCCCATGTTGCTCGCCACCGCCCACGTGACGAACTCGCCGCGCGGACCTCTCCCCCACCATGGTCGCATGGTAGGGGGATGTGCTTTTCTTTTCGAAAAGGGTCGGGAGATGTCAGATGTGCTAAGCTCAAGGTCAAGTCCAGCTGTCCTGCGCCATTGGTTTCAGTCGCCCACAGGATGTTCGATGAAATACTCACAAGGAATTGACAG CATTGATCCTACTAACTACAAAATGCAAAAGCATGAAATCGGGCGTGATAGCTCGCCGGGCACCCAGTCCCTGTCAACCATCATCAGTCATAACAGATCTGTGCGTCTTAGATTTCTCAAAGAATTCAATGAGTTGAAGTACGGGAGTGTCACTGAAGATTACAAGGCAATCAATAGAAAGAGGCATGAACTTATCAGCACCCTTGAAAAGCTGCAACTTATACCTATCAAGTTGCCCTATGCCAGTGTAGCTCTCAAGTCATCAAATGTGACATTACATGATGAAGCACAAAGTGGGAACAATATTAGTTCTGATAATATTATCGAATTGGATCTGTACAATGTTGGAGATGATACCCATGCTACCATGGACAATACTGGGGCTCAGGAAACTGTTTGCTTACTTGATTCTGATGATAACGACATGGTTCAATCCTTTGTAGATGGAAATTTATCCGATTCTAAGAAAAATACTGATTTTATCCAAGAATGCATGCTGGCTGAGCAGCCTTGCCAATACCAGGACATCAGTTTTGAAGCTCAACTTGTAGTTGAGCCAGGAAAGGACAGCACGGACATTGACAATGAG CCCAAGGAAATTGCTTTACTTGATGGCCATAGTACTTCAGAGCCACAACTGATCAAGCAAGGACAGAATGACATAAACATTTACGCCGAG AGTCGTGACAAGGAGAGAGAAACAAGGGAAGGAGAAGGTGAGGATGtccaaagtaaacaacacatgGAGAACAACAATATTTCTGTTGTAGATTCTTGTGAAATATCTTGTGAGGTCATACAAAGTGATTCAACGGCAAATGGACATTATAATCACTATGATAACAATGACAATCCAGTTGATGACCTGGATGACCTTTGGAACGAAATGTCTCTTGCATTGGCATGTTCAAAG ACCATTGGAAGCGATCACAGTATTGTTCCGTCGGAGAAGAATAATTCTGAAGTAGTGGATGATTGTCATCACGACTTCCTGATGAAAGATGATTTGGGCATTGTATGTCGTGTTTGTGGTTTGATCCAGCAACGTATCGAGAATATTTTTGAGATAAACTGGAAAAAG CGTAAGCAATCCCACAGAACTTATGCGCCAGAACCCAGAAACTACAATGAGCTGGAAGCAACTACCAGTCCTTCAGGAAATATTCTTCAAGTTGTCCCTGGTGCTCTCTCAATCCACTCTCAGCATTCAGAACAGATGAAACCTCACCAAGTGGAAGGCTTTAATTTCTTGGTCAAGAACCTGGCAGATGAGAACAACCCTGGAGGTTGTATTCTAGCACATGCACCAGGTTCTGGAAAGACTTTTATGCTAATTAGCTTTGTTCAAAGCTTCCTGGCCAGATACCCTGCAGGAAGGCCATTGATTAtccttccaaagggcattctggcaaCATGGAGAACAGAATTTGTCCATTGGCAAATTAAGGACATGCCTATACCCTTGTTTGACTTCTATTCCTCCAAAGCTAATAACCGGTCTGAACAACTCAAGGTTTTGAACTTGTGGGAAGAAAAGAGAAGCATATTGCTGCTAGGGTATCATCAATTTGCATGCATAGTATCTGATAGGAATACTTATAAAATAGAAGCTGTCATGTGCCGAGATAAGTTGTTGAAGGTCCCAAGCCTTGTCATTCTAGATGAAGGCCACACTCCGAGAAATGAGCAAACTGACTTACTCACTGCACTTGGAAGTATAAGAACTCCTAGAAAAGTGGTTCTCTCAGGAACCTTGTTTCAGAATCATGTAAGAGAGGTTTTCAACATTCTGAACCTTGTGCGGCCAAAATTCCTGAAGATGGAGAAACCTCGTGCAATAGTGAAGCGCATACTAAGCAAGGTTGACATGTTGGGGAAGAGTGCACGGTCAAAGTACACTTCAGATAAGTACTTCTATGATGTGGTTGAAGGAAACCTTACAAAGGACGCAGATGATAAAATGAGAGTAATGATCATCCATAATCTACGCGAGCTAACCGCGAATGTGCTGCACTATTATAAAGGTGAGCTTTTGGATGAATTACCCGGACTTGTGGACTTCACCGTTTTTCTGAATATGAGTACCGAGCAGGAAAAGATCCTTAGGAGTTTGGTAAGACTAGATAATTTTAGCAGGAAAACAGCATGCAGCGCTGTTTATCTTCATCCGTGCTTAAAGAATATTCAAAACGTTGAAGGGAAAAATCGAGATATTGCTGTTCAGAAGATTGATTCCATCATAAAAAGTGGAATTGATATCAAGGTTGGGGCAAAGGCAAAGTTTATATACAATTTGTTGTGTCTTTCAGAGGCTGCAGGAGAGAAGGTACTCGTGTTCAGCCGGTATCTGAACCCTCTGGTTTTCTTGGAAATGCTGCTCATAAGAATGAAAGGATGGAAACCAGAGGTTCACATGTTTAAATTAAATGGTAAATCAACACAAGAGCAGCGAGACAAGGCGGTTGAGAGATTCAACCACTCAACGGATGCTAAAGTTTTGTTTGGTTCCATCAAGGCATGCGGCGAGGGCATCTCCCTTGTTGGCGCATCACGCGTTGTCATTCTGGAGGTCCAGGAAAATCCTTCCGTGACGCGGCAGGCAATCGGACGGGCATTCAGaccagggcagtccagattggtgcaTTGCTACCGCCTTGTTGCCGCCGACTCCCCAGAAGAGGAGGACCACAAGACAGCCTCCGGAAAAGAATGGAAGTCCAAGATGTGGTTCGAATGGAACGAGCTTTGCAGCAACGATGATTTTGAGCTTGCCGCTGTGGATATTTCAGAGAGCAGGGACAGGTTTCTCGAACACGAGGCACTGCGACAAGATGTCAAATCTCTGTACAGAAG GTGA
- the LOC119291513 gene encoding BEL1-like homeodomain protein 7 — protein MATFFSTSNDQRGLAGGGGGAGDMSFHHHYPMSNQYPDSSTGGLIPLPASIVQQSHIAHGGGGGDGRDDEQAAFMGSRDGSELGGLQTQMLMGDGGASAGQRSHQGGLSLSLGSQVPVSLYQYGRPGGMAAAASPTLMSPNQSAMAMAASRNAQVNVYVQNSRFLKAARELLDEVVSVRDAIKRKGDRKDDSAGNGECSKVEGDKGEENEGSSSAELSPAERQDLQNKVTALMAMLDQVDRRYRHYHQQMQMVVSSFDAVAGSGAARPYTALALQTISRHFRSLRDAIGAQVQSARRSLGEPQDGSGAGGLSRLRYIDQHLRQQRAMQQFGMMQQPQHAWRPQRGLPESAVSVLRAWLFEHFLHPYPKDSEKVMLARQAGLSRGQVSNWFINARVRLWKPMVEEMYKEEFGAEMDSTNSSSENAGNKHSKVDEAACSEDQDRDEFQSTSTHAGASQLLNAYKSEPVGSMDAGPLSSLGGGDMGTYAPAGLSLNHHGPGGGSLLQDAFAHHGDDARFVPYGGNMGDLGGSVSLTLGLQHCNNNNNAGHVPQEQQGLLYSNPGDFDFLNGADDRQRFSSSSSQLLHDFVT, from the exons ATGGCCACGTTCTTCTCCACTTCAAACGATCAGAGGGGCCtcgccggcggtggcggaggtGCCGGCGACATGTCATTCCACCACCACTACCCCATGTCCAACCAATACCCAGACTCGTCGACCGGCGGCCTGATCCCGCTCCCGGCGTCCATCGTGCAGCAGAGCCACATAGCGCACGGTGGCGGTGGGGGCGATGGCCGAGACGACGAGCAGGCCGCGTTCATGGGCTCGAGGGACGGCTCCGAGCTCGGCGGCCTGCAGACGCAGATGCTCAtgggagacggcggcgcgtcggCAGGGCAGCGTAGTCACCAGGGCGGCCTGTCGCTCAGCCTCGGCTCGCAGGTGCCGGTGTCCCTCTACCAGTACGGCCGTCCGGGCGGCATGGCTGCGGCCGCTTCCCCCACCTTGATGAGCCCGAACCAGtcggcgatggcgatggcggcgagcAGGAACGCGCAGGTGAACGTGTACGTGCAGAACTCGAGGTTCCTGAAGGCGGCGCGCGAGCTGCTGGACGAGGTGGTCAGTGTCCGGGACGCGATCAAGAGGAAGGGGGACAGGAAGGACGACTCGGCCGGCAACGGCGAGTGCAGCAAGGTCGAGGGCGACAAGGGCGAGGAGAACGAGGGGAGCTCCTCCGCCGAGCTGTCGCCGGCGGAGAGGCAGGACCTGCAGAACAAGGTGACGGCACTGATGGCCATGCTGGACCAGGTGGACCGGAGGTACAGGCACTACCACCAGCAGATGCAGATGGTGGTGTCGTCGTTCGACGCGGTGGCCGGCTCCGGCGCGGCGAGGCCTTACACGGCGCTGGCCCTGCAGACGATCTCCAGGCACTTCCGGTCGCTGCGTGACGCGATCGGCGCGCAGGTGCAGTCGGCGCGGCGGAGCCTCGGCGAGCCTCAGGACGGCTCCGGCGCGGGGGGCCTGTCCCGGCTGCGGTACATCGACCAGCACCTCCGGCAGCAGCGCGCCATGCAGCAGTTCGGCATGATGCAGCAGCCGCAGCACGCGTGGCGGCCCCAGCGCGGCCTCCCGGAGTCAGCCGTCTCCGTCCTCCGCGCCTGGCTCTTCGAGCACTTCCTCCACCC GTACCCGAAAGACTCGGAGAAGGTGATGCTGGCGAGGCAGGCCGGCTTGTCCCGGGGGCAGGTGTCGAACTGGTTCATCAACGCGCGCGTCCGCCTATGGAAGCCGATGGTGGAGGAGATGTACAAGGAGGAGTTCGGCGCGGAGATGGACTCCACCAACTCGTCGTCGGAGAACGCCGGCAACAAACACAGCAAGGTGGACGAGGCGGCATGCTCGGAGGACCAGGACCGCGACGAGTTCCAGAGCACGTCGACGCACGCCGGCGCGAGCCAGCTGCTGAACGCCTACAAGTCGGAGCCGGTGGGCAGCATGGACGCCGGCCCGCTGTCCAGcctcggcggcggcgacatgggCACGTACGCGCCAGCAGGCCTCAGCCTGAACCACCACGGGCCGGGCGGCGGCAGCCTCCTGCAGGACGCGTTCGCGCACCACGGCGACGACGCCAGGTTCGTGCCGTACGGCGGCAACATGGGCGACCTCGGCGGCAGCGTGTCGCTGACGCTGGGCCTGCAgcactgcaacaacaacaacaacgccggcCACGTGCCGCAAGAGCAGCAGGGCCTGCTGTACAGCAACCCCGGCGACTTCGACTTCCTCAACGGCGCCGACGACCGGCAGCGgttctcctcgtcgtcgtcgcagcTGCTGCACGACTTCGTCACTTGA